Part of the Camelus bactrianus isolate YW-2024 breed Bactrian camel chromosome 23, ASM4877302v1, whole genome shotgun sequence genome, GCATCCACACTGCCATTCTCATCAGCACATCCCTCCTCCCACCATGCGCCCCGGGCCCGAGACCGGGGTCAGGCTGTCCCTGGACACGTTCATAGGCTGCTCCTGTTGGGTTAGAAGCTCGTCAGCCTCGCCCCCCGCCCACCCTGTCCCTCTGTGGTGCCCGGCACACCGCAGTACTAAGCACCTAGGCTGTGCCCATCAGGCACCTGTCAAATTCGGCTTCTCTCTTCCTGCCCTCCTGTTGTCGGAGCCTGTCTGCCAGGAGAGGGTGTCCGAGGTCTAAGTGAACCTTTGTCTGGACCAAAGTTGtagccctccccccaccaggaGCCTCCTCAGGTGCCGGGATTGGGGTGCTGGCAGACACCAGGGCACCAGGAAGTCCCCCTTGAGCTCAGAAGACCCTGTCTTCACCCCTGACTCTCTGCAGGTGGCTCCACCCCAGGGCCGCCTCTGGTGACCCTCGAGGGTTGACGATGCCTGGTTTGAGTATCTGAGCCTGGCCCTGGGCTTACCTGCCTCAGAATCACTTTggatacttattttaaaatgtattttcctggACCCAGGAGCTACAGAGTCAGAACTGCTGAGTGGGGCCAGGAGCGTGTGCAAGTGTCCCAGCGAGGCTAATGAAAGCGCAGGCTTACAAGTCTTTGTCAGAAATACTGGATCTGAGTTTTTCACCTCTAGATCCATCAGCTGGACATCAGCGTGTCCACACGAGACGTGTGCAGAGACTGGGAAATGGGCCGTATCAGGGACAAGAAGGTGAGCTGCAGAAGCCCAACGCTGAACAACATCCTGTGTGACTGCAGGGGCGCCGTTCACACTGCAGTCCACTAGACGGCACCGCCTGGGTTGTGCAGTGTGCGACCTACACGGCCATACCAGCAGCTCTGCCAGACCTCTGGCCTGTGATGTGACCAGGACACTGCACGTCCCTGATGTCCTGGGGTGGGACAGGCAGTGGCACCCTGGCCAGGTGGTCCATGCGGCTGTCCTCACAGACCTCGTGTCTGCCGACCAAAGGCTGCGTCTGCGTCCCTGGGGAAGTGGCCTGGCCCCTTCTGAGCCTGGCTGAGGCTGCTGTGGGGTCCTGGGCATCCCTGCCCGGGGGGCTGGCCCTTACCTGGAAGCTGGACTTCCCTGGGCAGCCTCCTCTTAGAACCGGGACGTGAAGTTCCTGAAGCTGCTGGGCCCGGCCAAGGTTCCCAGCATGTTCCTGTCGAGACCTTGCTGCAGGGGAGAGACAGCAGCTGCTTGAAACATCCTAGGATGGATGGTGTGAGGCGTCCTGCAGGGCCCGAGACTGCCCCCCGAGGGCCCCTGGGCTTGCCCAGGCCCTCAGGAcacgctgtgtgtgtgtgtgccagggcTAAAGCCGGTCCAAATGTGCAACCAAACACAAGGCCACTCACGTCTGTGAGCCAGCTGAGATGTGTCTGGAGGTCCCCCAGCACACGAGTGCCCCACCTGCCTCCGCAGGAGTTTGCATCAAGGCAGGAGGATTTAGCTAATGCTGGTTCCTCTTTACACAGAGCAAGCACCAAGATCAGAGCAGAAGAGGTGTTTGTTTTCTGCCTTCTGACTGTTCTGCTTTCTTTAAAAACCCCAACAAGAGCTCTGGGCAGGGAGGTCAGGCCCAGCAGCCTCGGAGGGGCACTGGGAGGAGCCCTGATGGGAGACTGGAGTCTGGAGGGGCTGGCTGGGGTCCAGGAGAGGGACCACGTCTCCCAGTCAGGgctccccccagccccgcccagaAGCCCTGCCCGCTCCCTGGCTGACCTGTCTCTGACTGTAGCCACAGGGTGTCCGAGCCGGAAGCCTGAGCCCCGCCAGCCCCACGGTCCCACTTCTTCTGTCTCCTGCCCGTTAAGGCCACCTCACCCCTGCCCACACCACAGAGGAGGGGCCGGGTTGGTGTGAAGCCCCGACAGCACAAGGCCTGGCTCTGCGGCTGGAGAGGCGGCAGATGCCGAGGATGGAGGAGCAGGGCCATCCCTGGACAGGTCCAGCAGCCCCGTCTCTCGCCCCCTCGGCCACACAGCGTGGGGAAGCAGTCTTCTGAGAGCTGCTTTCACCCTGAAACTCTCTCCTCCAAACCCCCAATGTCTCCCCAGGGCCAAAAGCAAACTCTTTAGTCTGAACTTGAAGGGGTAACCTAGACCAAACCTGCCTTCCCAGCCAGAGCACACCCACGCCCCCAAGTGAATGCCGTGCCTTTTGCCCACCTGCTTTTCGGTTCGCTCCCGGGGGGCCCACCCCAGACCTGACACACTTCATCCGTCTCCTCTGCCCTCCACGCACCCCGCACCTCCTCCTCAGACCCTGGGCTGAGCAGCGTGGGAGCCTGGGCCACGTCCACTGTCACGTGCGTTCGTCTGGAGTGAGGCTCAGTCTCCCTGACCTGGTGGGGCCTGAGATCTACCTCTCTCTTCCTGATCCATGCAGACCCAATCCAGGGCAGGCAGAGTGTGGGAGAGCCTTGCCAGCAGGGTCAAAGGTGTGGGCCTTACCTGTCTGAGGATGCCCTGCAGCTCCTTGCTGGCCCACATATCAGACAGGAGGAGTCGGGCAGCCTCTGCAGCCCTGGGCGAGGCACTGGGCAGATGAGAAGTTCATCTGGGGGTGAGACTCCAGGAGACTCGGCGTGAacaccccttccctccaccctcaccTTTCCGTGGGGGGCCCCAGCGTTGCCTCAGAGAGAAGCCCCACTGAGGGTCCCACTACACAGTGGGCACAAGCCCTCGCCCCTGCCCACCTGGAGGTACCCCAGGACTGTCTCTGGAACTCTCCATGCCCACCCCCGGCCTTGTCCCAGGAGGAGAGCAGAATAAAGTTCCCACACAGCTGAGTCTGCTGCTCCGTGCCTCCTGCTGGCCCACGAGGACTGAGTGTCCCTCAGGTTCCCCGGCCCAGAAGTGTGCTGCCCAGAGGCCGCACTCAGCTTCTGGAACTTCCCTCCATTGGAGCTGTCCTGCCCCGCCCACCTGCTGTCCTGCCCCGCCCACCTGCCggccctgccccgcccacctgcTGCGACACAGGTTGATGACATTGTTGATCATACTGCTGGAGAAATGCTGCTTGGCCACCTGTGGCTGGGAGGCCATCAGGTTCCTCACGGTGTAGCAGGCCGAGGACAAGATGTCTTCCGAGTTGCTGGTGTTGCCAGTGTGACTGGTGAGGAGCCTGGTCACCTCTGGGAACACCTGGTTCCCTGGAAGAGAAAGGAGTGGAGGGCACAGGGTCAGATGACCGGGGGCTCCCCTTGGGACCACAGTCCTGGGCTGCCCTCAGCGGGGATCCTCGCAAGGTGGCCCCTCAGGGCTCCATTCTAGCTCCAACCCAGGGCTTGGGAAGGGGTGTGACCTCACATACCTGCTCCGCATCCCCGGGCGACTGCCCCTTCCTACCCCCAAGCCTCTCCTGGGCCGGCTTCCCCCCACCCGGACGCTCCCCTGGGGAGTGGTGAGAGGATGACCGACCGTCCAGCGGGCTCTGGAAAGCAGAAGTCCTTCCAGAGGGGTGGTCTGGCCCGTGTGGGCACTCACCCATCACTCGGTGCAGCACTGGGTGGCGGGACATGTTGCTCAGCAGGGAGGCTCCAGACCGCACCACGTCGGAGTTGCCGGATTGCAGGAGGCGGGCGATTTGAGGCAGGCCCTTTTCCTTCAGCCCAATCAGCTGGCTCATGCCGCTGGACATCTGAGGAGAAGGAAGAGTGAGGCTGTCGCCTGGACTTCAAGGCACCACAGCAGGCAGAAGGGGGCCAGTAACCCCAAACCGAGACCCCCCAGAGCTACTGCTCTTCTCTTCCATGTGGGAAGCCCTGGCAGACAGACACAAACCTGCTCTTACACTGGCAACTGCAGAACCCACGCCCCGGCAAAAAGGCACCTGTGCCTGGACCCCAGGTGAGGGCTGAGAGGGAAGTCCGGCCCCTCACTCGGGGGGTGCGGGCAGAGCCAACCTCCAGACTGAGCCAGTCCCAGCGGCCACCGTGTGGCCCACTGCGTGGCCCACTGCCTCTGCTCTGTCTGCCGCACGTTCCCAGCAGTATCTGCTCACCTGAAGCCTAGGTCGACACACCTGTCACCTAAAGAGGTGCTGACCACCTTCTGCCACCTTCCCTGCCTCTGCAGAAGTCAGGACGGGTTTCTCGGAGCTTAGCTGAGTCAAGGATGGGTAAGCATAGGACTGAGCCACGTGGAGAGGCAAGCCAGGTCCCCCGGAGGGAGGTTATCCCATCCGGGCCTCTGGCAGCAAAGCTATCCTAGCCGTCACCTGGCTCAGGTTGGTCTGGGTTTCTCGAAGACCCTCCACCCATCCTCTCACAGCGGGAAGGTCCTGCTTTGCCCCCAACTCACCCTTGTCCTGCTTCCGCCCGCCCTGCTTCCGTCCTGCGCAAAGGTGAGGGAGGGTTGGCTGCCTCTCCATCTCCTTGTTTGCTAACATGCCTCCTACAGCTCCACCCACTCCATTATGTCCTCCAAACTAACTGGCCTCGAAATCTTTCCTAATTCTGCCCCATCTTCCTCCGGGCCTGCCTATACCCTCTTTTCTCACCTGCCAGTTCCGCAAACCAGACATCCCTCCTGCCATAAACATACCCATCATCCCggtcccctgcctccccccaccaggCACAGTCTGGGGCTAGCACGGGGCCAGGAACCATGGGCCAGAGGGGATTCTGTGGCACAGACAGAATCCAGGAGGCCTGGGTTCCACagccccatcctccacctgggtgtcACCTCATGTCCCCAGGGCCCGGCCCAGATGGCCCACTCGGGCAGGAACAGGCTCACGGGGAGACCGGGAGCAGAGCCTGGATTGCAGCTGGAGGGACTGGGCGGGCGGGGGGGGCTGCGGAGGGGTCGGGGCGGGCTCGGGGGCGCTGCGGGCGGCGCTCACCAGCCCCTTGCTGGCCGTCAGGTTCTGCAGGGCCCCGGCGCAGGCCTCCAGCGTGGCATCCTTCTTGCTCTTGCCCATGAGGTTCAGGTAGGTGCGGACGGCGTCCGAGTGGTACAGCAAGCTGCTGCCCGTGGGGCTGGGCTCCTCCTCAGGCAGCGGGCAGTCGTAGTTGTTGTTCTGCGGATGAGAGGCAGGTCGATAGGGGCCAAACCCACGCATCCGCTCCCCAACCTCAGGGCCGCGGTTCCGGACCAGGGAGCACCCGCCACCCCTCCTGCGTGCACTGTGGCTGGGGCATGGGCATGGGCATGGGCATGGGGCATGGGGCAGAGGGCATCCTCCGCGCTCCAGGCCAGCCTCCGCCCCGACCTCCCAGCTGTGAGGCTGCTTCGGGTCTCACAACAggatgcctcctcccctcccagagtCAGACCCTGAACCTGACCCGCTCTGGGCCAACAGGGGCGGTCCAGGACCCAGCTTCCACAGCCTGCCCAGTGGAGGCAGGCGGCCCCTCCCTCCACAGCACCCCTCTGCTTCCGGGGTGACCTGGGGAGCTCAGGAGGCAGTGGGAGGCAGGCTGGCCCGCAGCCCTCGGGgtgagggagaagaggggaggttTTACTAACACACGGTGAAAGACCAAGGCCTGCAGACAGAGGGCTGGAGCTTTAGGCTCTAGGGGGTCTGGGCTCCGTGGTCCCAAGAACACAGCCCCCCTCCGTGGCGTGTGGAAGGCGgaggcccctcccagctcccagggcagcGGTCCCCCGGCCAGGGTTTAAGCAAGGGCCTGACCCCTGGGGCTGGTCTCAGGCCCCggcagggcagagaggggaggtgggcggggcagggggccCCGGGGGGCCTGGCGGGCGGGCTCACCATCATCCTGTCGCTCTTGTTGCTGAAGCAGCCAGTGGAGGACTTCTCCGTGTAGGCGTTGCGGGCATTGTACTCCAGCTGGCGGTAGCGGGTGGGCACCTCGGCGTCCAGGCGATAGGAGAGGTTGTGCAGGACGCACATGCAGTTCTCCACAGACTGGGGGCCAAGCAGAGCTCGCGCTGAGCCCCTGCCAGGCCCCTGCCGTCACCAGCGAGAGGGCCGGGCCCCACGGCTGCTctgggacggggggggggggacagcaTAGGCCCTGCCCACCGCAGTCCGAGAAGGCCCCCAGGGACGCTTCCTGGGACCCGGGTTTGAATCGGGTCCTGCCATTTCCAGCTGTGTGTGTGGATGacctgctctgcctctctgggcctcagtttccaccagCTTCACTGGCTACTAGAGAGGCTACCCACGGAAAGGACCCACAGGAGGCCCAGCACATCGTAGGACACAGACAGTGGCTACCGTTTCTGCGGCTCTGGCCAACATGCAAGGGTCAGCCTGGGCTCTGGAGGACACACCCCTTCAGAAGCAGCCCTGAGCAATTCAGGTTCAAAACCATCAAGTCCCCAGGAGTCCACCATCCCCTCTTTAATGGCGGGACCTCCGTCCTGCTGTGTGGGAGGGCCTTGGCCTGCAGTTTATCTCCTGCCATGGTTTcccctttctgtctgtctgtctgtgcggGTGTCCAGAGTCccgagggggagggagggtggctctGCCAGGAGCCTTCTGGTGAGGCAGTGGGAAGACAGGAGTGGTGCTCAGGGAGGAGCGGAGACCCTGGGGCACCTGTGTATACCCCTCGAGCTAGGGGCAGCAGGTGCTCACGGAGAGCTCGCCCGGCGCCAGGTGCTCTCTCCCTGTTTTATCAACTAATTGAGTCCTTAAAACAAGCCCTGAGGTGGGTACAACGGTGGCCACCTTCATTTGAGCAAAGGGCAAACTGAGGAAAAGAGGCCACAGAAGCCCCTGCATTCACAAAGCCTCTAAGTCAGGGAGGATCTGCCCCTGTAGCCACCACCCCAGCGCCAGCCTGCCCACCCCCCCAGGGAGGGGTCAGGGAACTCAGCATCCAgatgtcccctcccctccgctGGCCAGGGCTCTGGGCTCCTTCCCACCATCAGGTCACGCCTTAAGAGACTCCCAAGAGTGCAGACCTGCCCTTTGGAGTCCGGGAGAGAGAAATGCCAGGACCTGGAGTCCCAGGCCACCCTCACTGGTCTGAGAGGAGTCTGGGGGCCGGGTGCCACCTGAGGGCTACCTCACCTTGTCGTCACAGCGGCTGGCTGCCACGCAGTTCTGGACATAGGCGAGGAGGGAGTCAATGAGCCCAGTGTAGTTTCGCATCGTCTGTCGGCCAGCGTCCGCAGAGCTCAGGTTCCTGAcggaggaaatggggagggggaagcagggaggagaaagagaggggtggagagagggggagagggagggggagggagagagcgTGGTGAGGGCCATGGGAGCGGAGAGAAGGGGccgaggggagggggcggaggtTGGAGGAAGAAGGGGCGGGAGAGGAAAGGAATGAGGGGGGAAGCAAATGAcggcagaggaaggaaggagacatcACGCAGCCAGTTCTGCTCAGGCCCGGCAGAGGCGGGAGGGGGCCTCGTGGGAACTCGCTCTCCCACCCTTCTCCCTGCCCACTGGGGTCCCAGGCCCGCAACTTTTATGTGTCCACAGCTCCAGGGTAGCTGGCAGCCCGGGGCACACACCTGCCCTCACGGGCACTTGCTGAATGGGGGCTGGAAGCTCCGCCTGCCCCGTCTCTTCCTGGGGGGCAGCAGGAGCTCTGTGGGCTGCCGGGCAGGGGACCAGAGCCAGGGTTTCTGCCCATCCCCGTGGAAGCTGCTCTGCGCCTGGTGGGCTCACTCCCCAGCAGACCGGGCCCCCTCcgctggtggaggtggggtgcAGCGGCTGCTGCCCCACCAAGTGCTTGAGTACCTTTCCACCTCCCCAGCCTCTCGCTCCCTGCAGGGGCTCCCGGGGGCGGGCAGAGAGGAGCACGTGCCTGCTGTGCCCTGGTTCTGGGGCTCCCAGGAGCTGGGGGCGACAAAGCCCTGCTAGAGCAAGGCGTGACCCTCAGGGGGTTTGTTCCTGGGCTCCACCTCCAGACCCGCCCGCCCCCCCAGCCCGCAGACCTCCCTCCAGAAGGAAGCACACCCAGGTCCCTCTGACGGCAGCCGCCAGCGCCTTTGCCACACCCAGGGGCAGAACTCAGGAAACTCTGGGCAAAGCAGTAACATCTCTACGCCAAGGAACGTGGCAGCTGGTGTCAGCGCCGCAGCTGGGAGGTGACTCACTGGGAGCCAGTGAGGAGACATGTATCTAAAAGAACGCTCTTCGAGTAGCACAAGAAATGCCTTCCtcgtggggtggggcagggggtggttgGGTGGATGCACGTGGATGGAGATGGGTGATGGGAGTTTGGATATTCAGATCCAAGCGTTCCCACTCTTGGGCTCCTCCTCAGAGGGGGTTGTGGGGTCCTGAGCCTTATCCAGTCCCAGGGAAGTTAGGAACGCTGGGCTGTCTGGGAGTCCACCGCGAGGCCAGGCAGGTGAGAGCCCCCTGCCTGGCTGAGCCTTGGCTGAACCTTGGCTGAGAAGGGCcgccctctgcccccacctcaaGCAGCCCGTGGCGTTGAAGAAGACCTCGGGGTCCACGGCCTCCCGGGCCAGGTTGCTGTTGCCGTCACACCAGCCAGAGAAGGGGATGATGACACGGTCGGCCAGGACCGGCAGGGCTTCGGCGACCAGCTCCTCCTTCAGCTCGTCCGCAGAGGACAGGTTCCAGAGCAGCCCTGCAGATGGGGGCCGCCAGGTTCAGGAGACCGGACCAAGTACCCCCAACTTGGGCCAAACACGCCTCGCGCCCTAGTCTGTGGTCTGACCGGCCCCTCGTCTCAACTAGACTTCAGGCTGTTTGAGGGCGCAGCGTCCGGAGTTCTCTAGGCAGGTCAAAACTGTGCAAAAAGCATTtgggttcttttttgttttttgggtttttttgaggggcgtaattaggtttatttatctatttgtttattttagtagaggtactggggattgaacccaggacctcgtgcatgctaagcacacagctCTACCACTGAATGTATGAATAAAACTCAGCGTTGGTGGTGGGACAAAAGTGCTGACCTCCATAAATCTGGAAATAAATGGCATCTGTAGActaaacatacatatacacccTCTCCCTCTCAATCAAAACATTCGATTGATCAGGGTTTGAATATAAATTCCAGCACTCAGAATCTTCTGACGTCCTGCTTTCCACCTGAAAGTCATCCCTAAGGTACTGTTACTCTGTTCCTGGCCTCAGCCTCCCCGTCCAGTTCAAGGTCTTCCCAGTGActtctgtctcctgtgcccccatcCTGAGTGCTTGCCAGCATGTTTTTGGACACAGGGTAGGTGCTTAAGACCTGTgagccctgcccacacccaccGTACTCTCTCCTCTTCACCTGCAAATCCCAGGGTCTGATGAGTCCAGGTCCACCCTTGCCCTCTAGCCTCAGAAGGACCTGGCACAACACCCAGGGTCACCAACTGGACACCGCTAACCTGGCCAGCCCCAGGCCCGCGGGGCTCCCTCGGCCAGCGGTCTGGCTcctgcccccccaaccccccgaCTCCCCGTGGCTGGGGCTCCCCACCTGTCAGCTGCTTCTGGATCTCGGTGCTCCCGGTCCTCCTCAGGAGGCTGACGGCCTCGCGGATCCCGTTCTGCCTCCGGGTCTCCAGCTTGTTGGCCGGGCTCCGGAACACCAGGTTGCGCAGGGCGCCGGCTGCCGCCTGCTGCACATTCTGGTTGGGGCTGCGGAGGAGGTCCACCAGCTTGCAGATGCCGCCCAGCTGATAGACCTGTGGGGACAGGCGGTGAGGCCGGGCTGCGACGCTCTGCTCGGAGCACTGCTACGCAGACCGGGAGGGCCACTTTCGGTTCCCAGACATCCAGACGACCGACGTAAATGAGCAGTGCGGAGCGATGGCAACCATCGGAGCAGGGGCCGAGGCGGGGATTCAGAGCCAGCTCCCCGACACCTGAGCCCTGCTCTCCTCTGGAGCGTGGGATGAGGACCAGACGGGAACATGCGTACAAATGCTCTTCAGAATCCTCGGACTGGGGGCAGGGTACCGCTCAGCGgtagagcttgtgcttagcacgcacgaggtcctgggttccatccccagtacctccattaaaataaataaccaatacccaattacctccccgtggaagaaaattaaaaaaaattaaatcctagGGCAGGTCAGACGTCAGGGAGGCCCTCTCTGGGAGCACTTTTCCTCTGGCAGGGACTTGATGCAGAGGACCCTGCACACTCTGAGAATCACATTTCTGGTTCCACACCCCTGCGCTGACCACAGAGTCCTCCGGTGTCCTCTCTGCCAGCCACGCTCGggacacagacagagacagagagagacagacagcgtgacagacacacacagacagacagacagacagaaaagggGTTTGGGAGGAAGTTGAAGGGTAGGAAGTAGTCCCGGTCACTAGTGGAATCTGACAAGGGGCTTCTGCTGGACTCAGGGCTGTCACCAAAGAGCCTCTTCCACGACCAATGTAGGAAACACTACTGAGTGATGTCCCCTCGGCCAGGGAGCTCTGCTCTCCACAGAGGGGCAAGATGCCCGCGCTGatctctcccagccccaggcagctggGCAAGGGGGGAAGCAGCCAAAGGAGCCAACCGTCAGCGCCCCACCAGCTCTAACACAGGGTCAGGCTGCCCCGCCCAGGCCCCAGGGGCGCAGGCTGCACACAGCCACCTACCTGCTGCTTGGCAGACTCG contains:
- the PKP1 gene encoding plakophilin-1 isoform X2; this translates as MESWGRHHPRGGWPAPGAGSDICFMEKIKASRSEPDLYCDPRGTLRKGTLGSKVHKATQNRYSFYSSCSGQKVARKFPARPPSCTSRQDPGSIPPASCHKDLSFSHSRASSKICSEDIECSGLTIPKAVQYLSSQEEKCQAIGAYYIQHTCFQDESAKQQVYQLGGICKLVDLLRSPNQNVQQAAAGALRNLVFRSPANKLETRRQNGIREAVSLLRRTGSTEIQKQLTGLLWNLSSADELKEELVAEALPVLADRVIIPFSGWCDGNSNLAREAVDPEVFFNATGCLRNLSSADAGRQTMRNYTGLIDSLLAYVQNCVAASRCDDKSVENCMCVLHNLSYRLDAEVPTRYRQLEYNARNAYTEKSSTGCFSNKSDRMMNNNYDCPLPEEEPSPTGSSLLYHSDAVRTYLNLMGKSKKDATLEACAGALQNLTASKGLMSSGMSQLIGLKEKGLPQIARLLQSGNSDVVRSGASLLSNMSRHPVLHRVMGNQVFPEVTRLLTSHTGNTSNSEDILSSACYTVRNLMASQPQVAKQHFSSSMINNVINLCRSSASPRAAEAARLLLSDMWASKELQGILRQQGLDRNMLGTLAGPSSFRNFTSRF
- the PKP1 gene encoding plakophilin-1 isoform X1 — translated: MNHSPLKTALAYECFQDQDNSTLALPSDQKMKTGTSGRQRVQEQVMMTVKRQKSKSSQASTLSHSNRGSMYDGLADSYSGYGTTGRSSYYSKFQAGTGSWGYPIYNGTLKQEADSRRFSSYSQMESWGRHHPRGGWPAPGAGSDICFMEKIKASRSEPDLYCDPRGTLRKGTLGSKVHKATQNRYSFYSSCSGQKVARKFPARPPSCTSRQDPGSIPPASCHKDLSFSHSRASSKICSEDIECSGLTIPKAVQYLSSQEEKCQAIGAYYIQHTCFQDESAKQQVYQLGGICKLVDLLRSPNQNVQQAAAGALRNLVFRSPANKLETRRQNGIREAVSLLRRTGSTEIQKQLTGLLWNLSSADELKEELVAEALPVLADRVIIPFSGWCDGNSNLAREAVDPEVFFNATGCLRNLSSADAGRQTMRNYTGLIDSLLAYVQNCVAASRCDDKSVENCMCVLHNLSYRLDAEVPTRYRQLEYNARNAYTEKSSTGCFSNKSDRMMNNNYDCPLPEEEPSPTGSSLLYHSDAVRTYLNLMGKSKKDATLEACAGALQNLTASKGLMSSGMSQLIGLKEKGLPQIARLLQSGNSDVVRSGASLLSNMSRHPVLHRVMGNQVFPEVTRLLTSHTGNTSNSEDILSSACYTVRNLMASQPQVAKQHFSSSMINNVINLCRSSASPRAAEAARLLLSDMWASKELQGILRQQGLDRNMLGTLAGPSSFRNFTSRF